The following coding sequences are from one Salvia hispanica cultivar TCC Black 2014 chromosome 3, UniMelb_Shisp_WGS_1.0, whole genome shotgun sequence window:
- the LOC125213139 gene encoding transmembrane emp24 domain-containing protein p24delta3-like, which translates to MVRREGAIVRWWWVVLLLLACASRRSAAIWLNLPATGTKCVSDEIHNNVVVLADYVVISDDHVHPTPTISAKVTSPYGNTLYRQENITHGQFAFTTTEAGSYLACFWVDGNYSGTGGLSINMEWKTGIAAKDWESVARKEKIEGVELELRKLEEAVETVHENLLYLKTREAEMRTTNEATNSRVALFSLMSLTICIVVSALQILYLKRYFQKKKLI; encoded by the exons ATGGTGAGGCGAGAGGGTGCTATCGTGCGCTGGTGGTGGGTGGTGTTACTCTTGTTGGCGTGCGCATCGCGGAGGAGCGCTGCAATATGGTTGAATCTGCCGGCGACCGGCACCAAATGCGTCTCCGACGAGATTCACAACAACGTCGTCGTTTTGGCCGACTACGTCGTCATATCCGACGATCACGTCCACCCTACCCCCACCATTTCCGCTAAG GTGACTTCTCCGTATGGCAACACTCTGTATCGGCAGGAAAACATTACGCATGGTCAATTTGCATTCACGACTACTGAGGCTGGAAGTTATTTAGCTTGTTTCTGGGTCGATGGCAACTATTCGGGCACAGGGGGGCTAAGCATCAACATGGAGTGGAAAACTGGTATTGCAGCAAAGGATTGGGAATCAGttgcaagaaaagaaaagatcGAG GGTGTCGAGCTTGAACTTAGAAAACTCGAAGAAGCAGTGGAGACGGTCCATGAAAATCTTCTCTACCTTAAGACCAG AGAGGCAGAGATGAGGACAACGAATGAAGCCACTAATTCTCGGGTTGCTCTGTTCAGCCTCATGTCACTCACCATATGCATTGTGGTTTCAGCACTCCAAATATTGTACTTGAAGAGATATttccaaaagaaaaagttgATTTAG
- the LOC125213138 gene encoding F-box protein At1g10780 isoform X2, with amino-acid sequence MESLPDALVQSILSLISNSKDVASCNCVSKRWKDSMPYLRSLFFSRNIFDNLTNGDTPDDAVLRLVSSVVKLEELVVYCPFSGSGLASWLSVAGASLKSLELRLDNITEHDTYTEIPSKLDCISAAWNLESLKLWGVLMVYSPKWDVFHRLKNLEIVGARLEEHALYDALRACPNLTHLLLLGCEGLRSVSIQNPYLEHCKLDFFGVGNCSLTVDSSKLQSLEVQGCSLIRVCETRCLKNLSISNNAGRVYMVDFGKLVALETLSIRGVQWCWDAISKLLQMASEVKHLYMKVEFTGDSDTLLPFPEIDFVDFFNSHPKLQTFDIHGAMFAAICQKNSLRNVDSRFQIPCLEKVVVTVRSPLNAEQKMSTLDSLIKYAKNLRKMTIKILQMKSSHSSADDFFEDICRFSYMNRKIVSIE; translated from the exons ATGGAGTCACTCCCTGATGCCCTAGTCCAGTCCATTTTGTCCCTGATTAGTAATTCCAAGGATGTGGCGTCGTGCAATTGTGTTTCGAAGAGATGGAAGGATTCAATGCCTTACCTGAGGAGCCTTTTCTTTTCTCGGAATATCTTTGACAACCTAACCAATGGAGACACTCCTGATGATGCAGTGTTGCGACTTGTGTCTTCAGTTGTTAAGCTCGAGGAGCTTGTTGTTTACTGCCCGTTCTCAGGCTCCGGACTTGCATCCTGGCTGTCTGTGGCAGGTGCTTCGTTGAAGAGCCTTGAGCTGAGGTTGGATAACATAACTGAGCACGATACCTACACTGAGATTCCCTCAAAGTTGGATTGCATTAGTGCCGCCTGGAACTTGGAGTCGCTTAAGCTTTGGGGTGTGCTGATGGTTTATTCGCCCAAATGGGATGTTTTCCATCGGCTGAAGAATCTTGAGATAGTCGGTGCGAGGTTGGAGGAGCACGCACTTTATGATGCTCTTCGTGCTTGTCCGAATCTGACCCACTTGTTACTTCTCGGGTGTGAAGGATTGAGGTCTGTCTCGATACAAAATCCTTATCTTGAGCACTGCAAGCTTGATTTTTTTGGGGTGGGAAACTGCTCACTTACTGTTGATTCATCGAAGCTTCAATCACTTGAAGTGCAAGGTTGTAGCTTGATTAGAGTTTGTGAAACTCGATGCTTGAAAAATCTGTCCATCTCCAACAATGCAg GGAGAGTTTATATGGTCGATTTTGGGAAACTCGTGGCACTGGAAACGTTGTCAATCCGAGGAGTGCAATGGTGTTGGGATGCTATAAGCAAATTGCTTCAGATGGCAAGTGAAGTGAAGCATCTCTACATGAAGGTGGAATTCACCGGGGACTCTGACACACTTTTGCCCTTTCCGGAGATTGATTTTGTCGACTTCTTCAACAGTCATCCGAAGTTGCAAACCTTTGACATTCACGGTGCAATGTTTGCTGCTATCTGTCAAAAGAATAGCCTCAGAAAT GTGGACTCGAGGTTTCAAATTCCGTGTCTTGAGAAGGTTGTAGTCACAGTAAGATCTCCGTTGAATGCGGAGCAGAAGATGAGCACCTTGGATTCGTTGATAAAGTACGCGAAGAATTTGAGGAAGATGACGATAAAGATTCTTCAGATGAAGAGCAGCCACAGCAGTGCTGATGATTTCTTTGAAGACATTTGCAGGTTTAGCTACATGAATCGCAAGATTGTCTCAATAGAATAA
- the LOC125213138 gene encoding F-box protein At1g10780 isoform X1 encodes MHTNCLILFLREMESLPDALVQSILSLISNSKDVASCNCVSKRWKDSMPYLRSLFFSRNIFDNLTNGDTPDDAVLRLVSSVVKLEELVVYCPFSGSGLASWLSVAGASLKSLELRLDNITEHDTYTEIPSKLDCISAAWNLESLKLWGVLMVYSPKWDVFHRLKNLEIVGARLEEHALYDALRACPNLTHLLLLGCEGLRSVSIQNPYLEHCKLDFFGVGNCSLTVDSSKLQSLEVQGCSLIRVCETRCLKNLSISNNAGRVYMVDFGKLVALETLSIRGVQWCWDAISKLLQMASEVKHLYMKVEFTGDSDTLLPFPEIDFVDFFNSHPKLQTFDIHGAMFAAICQKNSLRNVDSRFQIPCLEKVVVTVRSPLNAEQKMSTLDSLIKYAKNLRKMTIKILQMKSSHSSADDFFEDICRFSYMNRKIVSIE; translated from the exons ATGCATACTAACTGTTTGATTTTATTCCTCAGAGAAATGGAGTCACTCCCTGATGCCCTAGTCCAGTCCATTTTGTCCCTGATTAGTAATTCCAAGGATGTGGCGTCGTGCAATTGTGTTTCGAAGAGATGGAAGGATTCAATGCCTTACCTGAGGAGCCTTTTCTTTTCTCGGAATATCTTTGACAACCTAACCAATGGAGACACTCCTGATGATGCAGTGTTGCGACTTGTGTCTTCAGTTGTTAAGCTCGAGGAGCTTGTTGTTTACTGCCCGTTCTCAGGCTCCGGACTTGCATCCTGGCTGTCTGTGGCAGGTGCTTCGTTGAAGAGCCTTGAGCTGAGGTTGGATAACATAACTGAGCACGATACCTACACTGAGATTCCCTCAAAGTTGGATTGCATTAGTGCCGCCTGGAACTTGGAGTCGCTTAAGCTTTGGGGTGTGCTGATGGTTTATTCGCCCAAATGGGATGTTTTCCATCGGCTGAAGAATCTTGAGATAGTCGGTGCGAGGTTGGAGGAGCACGCACTTTATGATGCTCTTCGTGCTTGTCCGAATCTGACCCACTTGTTACTTCTCGGGTGTGAAGGATTGAGGTCTGTCTCGATACAAAATCCTTATCTTGAGCACTGCAAGCTTGATTTTTTTGGGGTGGGAAACTGCTCACTTACTGTTGATTCATCGAAGCTTCAATCACTTGAAGTGCAAGGTTGTAGCTTGATTAGAGTTTGTGAAACTCGATGCTTGAAAAATCTGTCCATCTCCAACAATGCAg GGAGAGTTTATATGGTCGATTTTGGGAAACTCGTGGCACTGGAAACGTTGTCAATCCGAGGAGTGCAATGGTGTTGGGATGCTATAAGCAAATTGCTTCAGATGGCAAGTGAAGTGAAGCATCTCTACATGAAGGTGGAATTCACCGGGGACTCTGACACACTTTTGCCCTTTCCGGAGATTGATTTTGTCGACTTCTTCAACAGTCATCCGAAGTTGCAAACCTTTGACATTCACGGTGCAATGTTTGCTGCTATCTGTCAAAAGAATAGCCTCAGAAAT GTGGACTCGAGGTTTCAAATTCCGTGTCTTGAGAAGGTTGTAGTCACAGTAAGATCTCCGTTGAATGCGGAGCAGAAGATGAGCACCTTGGATTCGTTGATAAAGTACGCGAAGAATTTGAGGAAGATGACGATAAAGATTCTTCAGATGAAGAGCAGCCACAGCAGTGCTGATGATTTCTTTGAAGACATTTGCAGGTTTAGCTACATGAATCGCAAGATTGTCTCAATAGAATAA
- the LOC125213137 gene encoding uncharacterized protein LOC125213137 isoform X1: MLSRFPPESPHTISLTPKSSSATSHHKHKNQLFKIACCVKNGSSDSPNSSDNRFGFNLVGQSLGAMNWKLNDIDANSMQESVTQLLSKTQNFLNEVASPLVKSVHDRKPSPQNDTEDTDDIFMIEPTVDSRTSGGELSEAAIVSIEQFSRMNGLTGQKVQRIFKALVPESVYNDPRYLVEYCCFRFLSRNNVEVHPSLKEPAFQRLVFITMLAWENPLRQGKGNRLKSFKWSHFQKKLVGEEAFIRIAPAVSGVADCPTAHNLFKALAGDEKGISFSIWSTYITELVKVHEGRKSHQSQETLQYPKEKILCLGSSRKQPVLKWEKDMAWPGKVTLTDHALYFEAASLVGSKESVRLDLTHPNSRVEKARVGPLGSNVFDSAISITSGPESVSLVLEFVDLGGEVRRDVWYAFISEIIGLYKFIREYGPMDNDESVYDIYGAHKGKDRAVAHAINAIARLQALQFMKRTFDEPSKLTQFSYLRNAPYGEVVLQTLAVNFWGGTVIKKLPDIDTEPEEALVRPNGEASESSSHVFDIDGSVYLRKWRRSASWGTSASLAFWKNASIRHGVVLSKNLVVADMSLVEKASMTCRDKSKVVEKTQATIDAAMIEGIPSNIDLFKELVLPLTLTAKNFERLRRWDDPLVTASFLGLVYTLIFRNLMSYIFPVTLMMCAAGMLVLKGLKEQGRLGRFFGKVTIYDQPPSNTIQKIIALKEAMREVEKSLQNVNVALLKIRSIILAGHPQVTMEIALALLVGSTVLLLVPFKYVLACLIFDVFTRELEFRRGMVEAFDNFLKERWDGVPAAPVVVLPVEEKEEEEKKQVEKLKPERS, from the exons ATGCTCTCTCGGTTCCCACCCGAATCACCTCACACAATAAGCCTAACCCCTAAATCTTCTTCTGCAACTTCACATCATAAGCACAAGAATCAGCTCTTCAAGATTGCTTGCTGTGTAAAGAATGGTTCCTCTGATTCTCCAAATTCCTCGGATAACAGATTTGGATTCAATCTGGTGGGGCAGTCTCTTGGGGCTATGAATTGGAAGCTCAATGATATTGATGCAA ATTCAATGCAAGAGTCAGTTACCCAATTGCTATCAAAGACTCAAAACTTTTTGAATGAAGTGGCTTCTCCACTTGTAAAGTCTGTTCATGATCGAAAGCCTAGCCCTCAGAATGACACTGAAGATACagatgatatatttatgattgaaCCGACTGTTGATTCAAGAACTTCTGGAGGGGAGCTTTCTGAAGCTGCCATCGTTTCCATTGAACAATTTAGCCG GATGAATGGATTGACAGGGCAGAAAGTGCAAAGAATATTTAAAGCACTTGTTCCAGAATCAGTTTATAACGATCCACGTTATTTGGTGGAATATTGCTGCTTCAGGTTTTTGTCAAGGAATAATGTTGAAGTTCATCCGAGCCTCAAG GAACCTGCGTTTCAGAGGCTAGTTTTTATAACTATGCTTGCATGGGAGAATCCACTTCGACAAGGGAAGGGTAACCGACTCAAATCATTCAAATGGAGTCATTTTCAG AAGAAGCTCGTGGGAGAAGAGGCTTTTATTCGCATTGCTCCTGCTGTTTCTGGTGTAGCTGATTGTCCCACTGCACATAATCTTTTTAAAGCTTTAGCTGGTGACGAAAAGGGGATCTCGTTTAGCATATGGTCCACATATATTACTGAACTTGTCAA AGTGCATGAAGGCCGGAAATCACATCAATCCCAGGAGACCTTACAATATCCTAAGGAAAAAATCCTTTGTCTTGGTTCCAGTCGAAAGCAGCCTGTTCTAAAATGGGAAAAGGACATGGCATGGCCAGGAAAGGTCACGTTGACCGACCATGCACTTTACTTTGAG GCAGCTAGCTTGGTCGGATCGAAAGAATCTGTAAGGCTGGATCTTACTCATCCCAATTCAAGAGTCGAAAAGGCAAGAGTGGGACCCTTGGGATCAAACGTTTTCGACTCTGCAATCTCCATCACATCTGGTCCGGA GTCTGTGTCGTTGGTTCTTGAATTTGTCGATTTAGGTGGTGAGGTGAGGAGGGATGTATGGTATGCATTCATAAGTGAAATTATCGGATTATACAAATTCATACGCGAATATGGACCTATGGATAACGATGAGTCGGTGTATGACATATATGGTGCTCACAAAGGGAAGGATAGAGCCGTTGCTCATGCCATAAACGCCATTGCTAGGCTTCAAGCTCTCCAGTTTATGAAGAGGACATTTGACGAACCTTCTAAGCTGACTCAGTTTTCATATTTGCGCAATGCACCATACGGGGAGGTCGTCCTTCAAACCCTCGCCGTAAATTTCTGGGGCGGGACGGTAATCAAGAAACTACCGGACATCGACACTGAGCCAGAGGAGGCCCTTGTGAGACCCAACGGTGAGGCTTCTGAGAGCAGCAGCCATGTTTTTGACATAGACGGAAGTGTCTACTTGCGGAAATGGAGGCGGTCAGCGTCGTGGGGAACTAGTGCTTCGTTAGCCTTTTGGAAGAATGCTTCGATCAGACACGGAGTTGTGCTTAGCAAGAACCTCGTCGTGGCTGACATGAGTTTGGTGGAGAAGGCGTCGATGACTTGCAGAGACAAGTCCAAGGTAGTTGAGAAAACTCAAGCAACGATAGATGCTGCCATGATCGAAGGGATTCCCAGTAATATCGACCTTTTTAAG GAACTTGTGCTTCCTCTAACTCTCACTGCTAAAAATTTCGAGCGGCTTAGGCGTTGGGACGATCCTCTCGTTACAGCGTCCTTTCTGGGACTTGTATATACACTTATCTTTAG AAACCTAATGTCTTACATATTCCCGGTGACGTTAATGATGTGCGCGGCCGGTATGTTAGTACTAAAGGGGCTCAAGGAGCAAGGTCGGCTTGGGAGATTCTTCGGGAAAGTTACTATATACGACCAGCCTCCATCGAACACGATCCAGAAGATTATTGCTCTGAAGGAAGCCATGCGCGAGGTGGAGAAGTCGCTCCAGAATGTGAACGTCGCGCTGCTCAAGATTCGCTCCATCATTCTCGCAGGGCACCCTCAGGTGACGATGGAGATCGCGCTTGCGCTGCTGGTTGGCTCGACCGTTCTGCTTCTGGTGCCGTTCAAGTATGTGCTTGCATGCTTGATTTTTGATGTCTTCACGAGGGAGCTCGAGTTCAGGAGGGGGATGGTGGAGGCGTTCGACAACTTCTTGAAGGAGCGGTGGGACGGGGTGCCGGCGGCTCCCGTTGTTGTGCTGCCAGTGGAGGagaaggaagaggaggagaagaagcaAGTGGAAAAGTTGAAACCAGAAAGAAGTTAG
- the LOC125213137 gene encoding uncharacterized protein LOC125213137 isoform X2, with protein sequence MNGLTGQKVQRIFKALVPESVYNDPRYLVEYCCFRFLSRNNVEVHPSLKEPAFQRLVFITMLAWENPLRQGKGNRLKSFKWSHFQKKLVGEEAFIRIAPAVSGVADCPTAHNLFKALAGDEKGISFSIWSTYITELVKVHEGRKSHQSQETLQYPKEKILCLGSSRKQPVLKWEKDMAWPGKVTLTDHALYFEAASLVGSKESVRLDLTHPNSRVEKARVGPLGSNVFDSAISITSGPESVSLVLEFVDLGGEVRRDVWYAFISEIIGLYKFIREYGPMDNDESVYDIYGAHKGKDRAVAHAINAIARLQALQFMKRTFDEPSKLTQFSYLRNAPYGEVVLQTLAVNFWGGTVIKKLPDIDTEPEEALVRPNGEASESSSHVFDIDGSVYLRKWRRSASWGTSASLAFWKNASIRHGVVLSKNLVVADMSLVEKASMTCRDKSKVVEKTQATIDAAMIEGIPSNIDLFKELVLPLTLTAKNFERLRRWDDPLVTASFLGLVYTLIFRNLMSYIFPVTLMMCAAGMLVLKGLKEQGRLGRFFGKVTIYDQPPSNTIQKIIALKEAMREVEKSLQNVNVALLKIRSIILAGHPQVTMEIALALLVGSTVLLLVPFKYVLACLIFDVFTRELEFRRGMVEAFDNFLKERWDGVPAAPVVVLPVEEKEEEEKKQVEKLKPERS encoded by the exons ATGAATGGATTGACAGGGCAGAAAGTGCAAAGAATATTTAAAGCACTTGTTCCAGAATCAGTTTATAACGATCCACGTTATTTGGTGGAATATTGCTGCTTCAGGTTTTTGTCAAGGAATAATGTTGAAGTTCATCCGAGCCTCAAG GAACCTGCGTTTCAGAGGCTAGTTTTTATAACTATGCTTGCATGGGAGAATCCACTTCGACAAGGGAAGGGTAACCGACTCAAATCATTCAAATGGAGTCATTTTCAG AAGAAGCTCGTGGGAGAAGAGGCTTTTATTCGCATTGCTCCTGCTGTTTCTGGTGTAGCTGATTGTCCCACTGCACATAATCTTTTTAAAGCTTTAGCTGGTGACGAAAAGGGGATCTCGTTTAGCATATGGTCCACATATATTACTGAACTTGTCAA AGTGCATGAAGGCCGGAAATCACATCAATCCCAGGAGACCTTACAATATCCTAAGGAAAAAATCCTTTGTCTTGGTTCCAGTCGAAAGCAGCCTGTTCTAAAATGGGAAAAGGACATGGCATGGCCAGGAAAGGTCACGTTGACCGACCATGCACTTTACTTTGAG GCAGCTAGCTTGGTCGGATCGAAAGAATCTGTAAGGCTGGATCTTACTCATCCCAATTCAAGAGTCGAAAAGGCAAGAGTGGGACCCTTGGGATCAAACGTTTTCGACTCTGCAATCTCCATCACATCTGGTCCGGA GTCTGTGTCGTTGGTTCTTGAATTTGTCGATTTAGGTGGTGAGGTGAGGAGGGATGTATGGTATGCATTCATAAGTGAAATTATCGGATTATACAAATTCATACGCGAATATGGACCTATGGATAACGATGAGTCGGTGTATGACATATATGGTGCTCACAAAGGGAAGGATAGAGCCGTTGCTCATGCCATAAACGCCATTGCTAGGCTTCAAGCTCTCCAGTTTATGAAGAGGACATTTGACGAACCTTCTAAGCTGACTCAGTTTTCATATTTGCGCAATGCACCATACGGGGAGGTCGTCCTTCAAACCCTCGCCGTAAATTTCTGGGGCGGGACGGTAATCAAGAAACTACCGGACATCGACACTGAGCCAGAGGAGGCCCTTGTGAGACCCAACGGTGAGGCTTCTGAGAGCAGCAGCCATGTTTTTGACATAGACGGAAGTGTCTACTTGCGGAAATGGAGGCGGTCAGCGTCGTGGGGAACTAGTGCTTCGTTAGCCTTTTGGAAGAATGCTTCGATCAGACACGGAGTTGTGCTTAGCAAGAACCTCGTCGTGGCTGACATGAGTTTGGTGGAGAAGGCGTCGATGACTTGCAGAGACAAGTCCAAGGTAGTTGAGAAAACTCAAGCAACGATAGATGCTGCCATGATCGAAGGGATTCCCAGTAATATCGACCTTTTTAAG GAACTTGTGCTTCCTCTAACTCTCACTGCTAAAAATTTCGAGCGGCTTAGGCGTTGGGACGATCCTCTCGTTACAGCGTCCTTTCTGGGACTTGTATATACACTTATCTTTAG AAACCTAATGTCTTACATATTCCCGGTGACGTTAATGATGTGCGCGGCCGGTATGTTAGTACTAAAGGGGCTCAAGGAGCAAGGTCGGCTTGGGAGATTCTTCGGGAAAGTTACTATATACGACCAGCCTCCATCGAACACGATCCAGAAGATTATTGCTCTGAAGGAAGCCATGCGCGAGGTGGAGAAGTCGCTCCAGAATGTGAACGTCGCGCTGCTCAAGATTCGCTCCATCATTCTCGCAGGGCACCCTCAGGTGACGATGGAGATCGCGCTTGCGCTGCTGGTTGGCTCGACCGTTCTGCTTCTGGTGCCGTTCAAGTATGTGCTTGCATGCTTGATTTTTGATGTCTTCACGAGGGAGCTCGAGTTCAGGAGGGGGATGGTGGAGGCGTTCGACAACTTCTTGAAGGAGCGGTGGGACGGGGTGCCGGCGGCTCCCGTTGTTGTGCTGCCAGTGGAGGagaaggaagaggaggagaagaagcaAGTGGAAAAGTTGAAACCAGAAAGAAGTTAG
- the LOC125214383 gene encoding probable plastid-lipid-associated protein 4, chloroplastic has translation MALSTLSPPFTTHSTSSLLHHPSAAAPFPASNHSTSLSTSPTPPVLLKWRANVSFFTGFLNNNKTKNPEPIKQELLEAIQPLDRGAEATPEDQQFIDQIARKLEAANPTKEPLKSDLLNGKWELIYTTSQSILQTTRPKLLRSRRNFQAINADILRAQNMESAPFFNQVTADLTPLNPKKVAVKFDYFKIGGLIPVKAPETAVGELEITYLDQELRVSRGDKGNLFVLKMIDPSYRIPSK, from the exons ATGGCCTTATCCACTCTCTCCCCACCCTTCACCACTCACTCCACCTCCTCTTTGCTCCACCacccctccgccgccgcccctTTTCCGGCCAGCAACCACAGCACCTCTCTGTCAACCTCTCCTACTCCACCAGTTTTGCTCAAATGGAGAGCAAATGTGTCCTTCTTCACTGGCTTcctcaacaacaacaaaaccaAGAATCCAGAACCCATCAAGCAAGAGCTTCTAGAGGCTATCCAGCCCCTCGACCGCGGCGCCGAAGCCACCCCTGAAGATCAGCAATTCATCGATCAG ATAGCTCGGAAATTAGAAGCTGCAAATCCAACAAAAGAGCCTCTCAAATCTGATCTGCTCAATGGCAAGTGGGAGCTTATCTACACCACTTCACAGTCTATTTTGCAGACCACT AGGCCTAAATTGTTGAGAAGTAGAAGGAACTTTCAAGCAATCAACGCAGATATCCTTCGAGCTCAAAACATGGAATCCGCGCCCTTCTTCAATCAG GTCACTGCAGATTTGACACCTCTGAATCCCAAGAAAGTCGCTGTCAAGTTCGACTATTTCAAGATTGGAGGTTTG ATACCTGTTAAGGCTCCCGAGACTGCTGTGGGCGAGCTTGAGATCACCTACTTGGATCAAGAGTTGAg AGTTTCGAGAGGTGACAAAGGCAATCTATTCGTTCTCAAAATGATCGATCCTTCGTATAGAATACCTTCTAAATGA
- the LOC125214382 gene encoding patatin-like phospholipase domain-containing protein 4, whose amino-acid sequence MKRKAIFSMFLRPPFSKEATRRPITAAISFSTKARLPKDEGTAAVVEDPVRPGTVWEQGKKDVEAEQRRKAVTSPGFSFSAAGHLLPYHLGAARFLIQKGYIKETTPLAGSSAGSIVCAAIISGESMEEALKATKIVAQDCRLRGTAFRVGALLRDFLDRFLPDDAHIRSNGRIRVAVTEIMWRPRGVLVDYFDSKEDLINAVFTSSFIPGYLAPRPATMFRDRLCVDGGLTLFMPPTSASQTVRVCAFPAGRLGMKGIGISPDCNPENRAGARELLNLAFQPATDDVLDRYFELGYVDAAAWAEKNPVDEIVRQDKDDRPTNK is encoded by the exons ATGAAGAGAAAGGCAATATTTTCGATGTTTCTGAGGCCGCCATTTTCAAAGGAGGCCACCCGCAGACCAATCACGGCGGCCATCTCTTTCTCCACCAAAGCCAGGCTGCCGAAGGACGAGGGGACCGCGGCCGTGGTGGAGGACCCGGTTAGGCCGGGCACGGTGTGGGAGCAAGGGAAGAAGGACGTGGAGGCGGAGCAGAGGCGGAAGGCCGTCACCAGCCCCGGGTTTAGCTTCTCTGCCGCGGGGCACTTGCTCCCTTACCATCTCGGGGCGGCTCGCTTCCTCATTCAGAAAGGCTATATCAAG GAAACAACACCATTGGCTGGTTCGTCTGCCGGTTCTATTGTGTGTGCCGCGATTATCTCAGGAGAAAGCATGGAGGAGGCACTGAAGGCTACCAAGATAGTGGCTCAAGATTGCAGGCTTCGTGGGACTGCATTCCGTGTTGGG GCTCTTCTTAGAGATTTTCTGGACCGGTTTCTGCCAGACGATGCTCATATCAGGTCGAATGGAAGAATTCGCG TGGCTGTGACGGAGATTATGTGGAGGCCGAGGGGCGTGCTTGTGGACTACTTTGATTCGAAAGAAGATCTCATCAACGCAGTCTTCACCTCATCTTTTATTCCCGG ATATCTTGCTCCAAGGCCGGCAACAATGTTCCGTGATCGTTTATGTGTAGACGGGGGTTTGACACTGTTCATGCCGCCTACCTCTGCTTCTCAGACG GTGCGTGTTTGTGCGTTTCCTGCTGGTCGTTTGGGGATGAAGGGAATCGGGATTAGCCCCGACTGCAACCCAGAGAACCGCGCTGGTGCGCGAGAG CTTTTGAATTTGGCGTTCCAGCCGGCTACAGACGACGTTCTAGATAGGTATTTCGAGCTTGGATATGTGGATGCAGCTGCGTGGGCCGAGAAGAATCCAGTTGATGAAATAGTTCGACAAGACAAAGATGACCGTCCGACGAACAAGTAA